In the Acidovorax sp. A79 genome, one interval contains:
- a CDS encoding anti-sigma factor: MEPRSHAPPLPEDDPAWHALADGRLPAAQAAALRQQLEGNEAARDAIAHWQQGRDQLQALHQDLLHAAVPDALLAAALRAAGHQERQAQWWRWGGLAASVLLAFALGWAGRGQWAGGPAAGHQPLAGDAAALLATAPAQRFAQQAAVAHAVYQPEVRHPVEVTASQQEHLVQWLSKRLGKPLKVPVLAPQGYELVGGRLLPGDTGARAQFMYQNAAGQRITLYLGALAPTATTALSRHGAPPPHDNPPATTATAAAAFQFTQEGPVPGFYWTEGSFGYALSGQLSRAELLALATAVYRQLQL, translated from the coding sequence ATGGAACCGCGCTCCCACGCCCCGCCCCTCCCCGAAGACGATCCCGCCTGGCACGCCCTGGCGGACGGCCGCCTCCCGGCCGCGCAGGCCGCAGCCTTGCGCCAGCAACTGGAAGGCAACGAGGCCGCGCGCGATGCCATCGCCCATTGGCAACAGGGGCGCGATCAGCTGCAGGCACTGCACCAGGATCTGCTCCATGCCGCCGTGCCCGATGCGTTGCTGGCCGCTGCGTTGCGCGCCGCGGGACACCAGGAACGGCAGGCACAGTGGTGGCGCTGGGGCGGCCTGGCCGCGTCGGTGCTGCTGGCCTTCGCGCTGGGGTGGGCGGGGCGTGGCCAGTGGGCAGGCGGCCCGGCCGCGGGCCACCAGCCTCTGGCGGGCGATGCGGCAGCGCTGCTGGCCACGGCGCCGGCGCAGCGCTTTGCCCAGCAGGCCGCCGTGGCCCATGCGGTCTACCAGCCGGAGGTCCGCCATCCGGTGGAAGTCACCGCGTCGCAGCAGGAGCATCTGGTGCAGTGGCTCTCCAAGCGGCTGGGCAAGCCGCTGAAGGTGCCCGTGCTCGCCCCGCAAGGCTATGAGCTGGTGGGAGGCCGCCTGCTGCCGGGCGACACCGGGGCGCGTGCGCAGTTCATGTACCAGAATGCTGCGGGCCAGCGCATCACGCTGTACCTGGGCGCACTCGCCCCCACGGCCACCACGGCGCTTTCTCGCCACGGTGCGCCACCGCCGCACGACAACCCGCCCGCCACCACGGCCACGGCGGCAGCGGCCTTCCAGTTCACGCAGGAAGGCCCCGTGCCCGGTTTCTACTGGACCGAGGGAAGCTTTGGCTACGCGCTCAGCGGACAGCTATCGCGCGCGGAATTGCTCGCGCTGGCCACGGCGGTATACCGGCAGCTGCAGCTCTAG
- a CDS encoding enoyl-CoA hydratase/isomerase family protein, translated as MTETVVSEVLSEVRGQVGFITLNRPRALNALSLGMVRDLMGILLAWQNDARVLAVAIRGSNKEGPFGAFCAGGDIRFLHQAGSQGNPLLEDFFTEEYALNHLIHNYGKPYIAFMDGIVMGGGMGISQGAALRVVTERTKMAMPETAIGLFPDVGGGYFLSRCPGRVGEWLALTGDTIGAGDAIENQLADGCLPSDQQSAVWEALGAGGFADGPAVRDYVASKFIAVSAHQSSARTQIDQYFSLPSVGEIVAALEAADTDWARATAATLRKRSPLMLHVVLEQIRRARGMGLADDLRMERDMVRHCFFLRPGQSETVEGIRALAVDKDHAPKWNPGRIEDVAPAMVAPFFASPWPAHAHPLAALG; from the coding sequence GAAGTGTTGAGCGAAGTGCGTGGCCAGGTTGGCTTCATTACCCTGAACCGCCCGCGTGCGCTCAACGCGTTGTCGCTGGGCATGGTGCGTGACCTGATGGGCATCCTGCTGGCCTGGCAGAACGATGCGCGGGTGCTGGCGGTGGCGATTCGCGGCAGCAACAAGGAGGGCCCGTTCGGTGCCTTCTGCGCGGGCGGCGACATCCGCTTCCTGCACCAGGCGGGCAGCCAGGGTAACCCCCTGCTGGAAGACTTCTTCACCGAGGAATACGCGCTCAACCACCTGATCCACAACTACGGCAAGCCCTACATCGCGTTCATGGACGGCATCGTGATGGGCGGCGGCATGGGCATCAGCCAGGGGGCAGCGCTGCGGGTGGTGACCGAGCGCACCAAGATGGCGATGCCCGAGACGGCCATCGGCCTGTTCCCTGACGTGGGCGGCGGCTACTTCCTCTCGCGCTGCCCCGGCCGCGTGGGCGAGTGGCTGGCCCTCACGGGCGACACCATCGGCGCGGGTGATGCCATCGAAAACCAGTTGGCGGATGGCTGCCTGCCCTCGGACCAGCAATCCGCCGTGTGGGAGGCGCTGGGGGCCGGGGGTTTTGCGGATGGCCCTGCAGTCCGTGACTACGTTGCTTCCAAATTCATAGCTGTCAGCGCACACCAGTCAAGCGCTAGAACCCAGATTGACCAATATTTCTCGTTGCCCAGCGTGGGCGAGATCGTCGCTGCGCTCGAGGCGGCCGACACCGACTGGGCGCGTGCCACGGCGGCCACGCTGCGCAAGCGCTCGCCGCTGATGCTGCACGTGGTGCTCGAGCAGATCCGGCGTGCGCGCGGCATGGGCCTGGCCGACGACCTGCGCATGGAGCGCGACATGGTGCGCCACTGCTTCTTCCTGCGCCCTGGCCAGAGCGAGACGGTGGAGGGCATCCGCGCCCTGGCCGTGGACAAGGACCATGCGCCGAAGTGGAACCCTGGCCGCATCGAGGACGTGGCGCCCGCGATGGTGGCACCGTTCTTCGCCAGCCCCTGGCCCGCGCACGCGCACCCGCTGGCGGCCCTGGGCTGA
- a CDS encoding sigma-70 family RNA polymerase sigma factor: MNRTQVVEQLPGLRRYARVLTGDAWAADDLVQDTLERACSKWLLWRTGSDLRAWLFTLMHNLYLNQRRAMPALAPLDIEDVRDQLPGAPVPSDDALDLERCLQRLPADQRAVLLLVAMEDMSYEDTARILAVPVGTVMSRLSRARARLRVLMERTSVPAPSPSPATAAAAPQTQSQPPALRRLK; the protein is encoded by the coding sequence ATGAACCGCACTCAGGTTGTCGAGCAGTTGCCAGGCCTGCGCCGCTATGCCCGGGTGCTGACAGGTGATGCCTGGGCGGCCGACGACCTCGTGCAGGACACGCTGGAGCGCGCCTGCAGCAAATGGCTGCTGTGGCGCACCGGCAGCGACCTGCGCGCATGGCTTTTCACGCTCATGCACAACCTCTATCTCAACCAGCGCCGCGCGATGCCAGCGCTGGCGCCGCTGGACATCGAGGACGTCCGCGACCAGTTGCCCGGCGCGCCGGTGCCCTCGGACGACGCGCTGGACCTGGAACGCTGCCTGCAGCGCCTGCCCGCGGACCAGCGGGCCGTGCTGCTGCTGGTGGCCATGGAGGACATGAGCTACGAGGACACGGCCCGCATCCTGGCCGTCCCCGTGGGCACGGTGATGTCACGGCTGTCGCGCGCCCGCGCCCGGCTGCGGGTACTGATGGAGCGCACATCGGTGCCTGCGCCATCCCCCTCACCAGCCACGGCGGCAGCCGCCCCACAGACCCAGTCCCAGCCCCCGGCGCTGCGCCGCCTGAAATGA